A single Microbacterium protaetiae DNA region contains:
- a CDS encoding DUF5719 family protein — MTRISLAARLIAGAVIAVGTGAAVTGGIAFGWMPQQATPVSQKVAPAAADSVLTCPGPLLAIGRDSSAASQISIASDGALTLTGEGTKKSTLKATGIDGDAGPVRLITSASGRTTPEAAGAASATVAADDLGGFSAAPCTSALMDSWLVGGSTATGAADLITLANPGDVTASVDLTVYGKDGVAAAAAGKNIVVAAGTELVIPLAGLGIGDDAPVVRVTATGAPVRAMLQSSLARGLQTGGVDQSGVVTAASTRQVITGVHVIREQQDDPTTVVRLLAPDDDTTAQVTVIGEHGTTGPGQEVPLTAGTPAQLQLPLAAGNYSIVVTAEQSVVSAVWQATGTAAGDDFAWVVPAPALAAGQPGTLVSVPKGAGPELDLLSDGDAAKVTLTPVNGGNAQTVTVDSAQASSVAVQPGTSYRITTDGPVHAAVAFVGDKALASYPVWPGAAGSAPVTVYR; from the coding sequence ATGACCCGCATCTCACTGGCCGCGCGGCTGATCGCCGGCGCCGTCATCGCGGTCGGCACCGGTGCCGCCGTGACCGGTGGCATAGCTTTCGGCTGGATGCCGCAGCAGGCGACCCCCGTTTCGCAGAAGGTGGCACCCGCGGCCGCCGACTCGGTACTGACCTGCCCGGGGCCGCTGCTGGCGATCGGCCGCGACTCGTCGGCGGCGTCTCAGATCTCCATCGCATCCGATGGCGCCCTGACTCTGACCGGCGAGGGGACGAAGAAGAGCACACTGAAGGCGACCGGAATCGACGGTGACGCCGGCCCGGTGCGGCTGATCACCTCGGCCAGCGGACGGACCACCCCCGAAGCAGCCGGTGCGGCATCGGCCACCGTCGCCGCCGACGATCTGGGTGGATTCTCGGCGGCGCCGTGCACGTCGGCGCTGATGGACTCGTGGCTGGTCGGCGGGTCGACCGCCACCGGTGCAGCCGACCTGATCACGCTGGCCAACCCCGGCGATGTCACAGCCAGTGTCGACCTGACTGTCTATGGAAAAGACGGCGTTGCGGCCGCCGCCGCCGGCAAAAACATCGTCGTGGCAGCCGGAACCGAACTGGTCATCCCGCTGGCAGGCCTCGGCATCGGCGACGACGCGCCGGTGGTGCGGGTGACGGCCACCGGCGCACCGGTGCGCGCCATGCTGCAGTCGAGCCTCGCCCGCGGCCTGCAGACCGGGGGCGTCGACCAGAGCGGTGTCGTGACTGCGGCATCCACTCGTCAGGTGATCACGGGCGTGCACGTCATCCGCGAGCAGCAGGATGACCCGACCACTGTCGTGCGCCTGCTCGCTCCCGACGACGATACCACCGCGCAGGTGACGGTCATCGGCGAGCACGGCACCACCGGGCCCGGGCAAGAGGTGCCGCTGACGGCGGGGACTCCCGCACAACTGCAGCTGCCGCTGGCGGCGGGAAATTACAGCATCGTGGTCACGGCCGAGCAGTCGGTGGTCAGCGCGGTCTGGCAGGCGACCGGCACCGCGGCCGGCGATGACTTCGCATGGGTCGTGCCTGCACCCGCCCTCGCGGCAGGCCAGCCCGGCACGCTGGTGAGCGTGCCGAAAGGCGCAGGCCCCGAACTCGACCTGCTCTCGGACGGCGACGCCGCCAAGGTCACGCTGACCCCCGTGAACGGCGGGAACGCGCAGACCGTGACAGTGGATTCGGCACAGGCGAGTTCGGTCGCCGTGCAGCCCGGCACCTCGTACCGGATCACCACCGACGGCCCCGTGCACGCCGCCGTGGCGTTCGTGGGCGACAAGGCGCTGGCCAGCTACCCGGTCTGGCCCGGTGCGGCGGGTTCGGCCCCGGTGACCGTCTACCGGTAG